The following are encoded in a window of Lactobacillus intestinalis genomic DNA:
- the msrA gene encoding peptide-methionine (S)-S-oxide reductase MsrA has product MTKNNEQSQYNTAIFAGGCFWCMVEPFDTVKGVKRVISGYTGGHVANPTYQEVCSGTTGHTEAVEITYDPNEISYEELLNYYWQVTDPTDAMGQFQDRGDNYRPVIFYNSDEQKLAAEKSKQELEESGKFDQPIVTKIEPAAPFYPAEEYHQDFYKKDPLRYAMEEAGGRAQFIKKHWQK; this is encoded by the coding sequence ATGACGAAAAATAATGAGCAATCTCAATATAACACGGCCATCTTTGCCGGCGGATGTTTTTGGTGCATGGTGGAGCCATTTGATACAGTAAAAGGTGTTAAAAGAGTGATATCTGGCTATACAGGGGGACACGTCGCTAATCCGACTTATCAAGAAGTTTGTTCTGGAACTACGGGTCATACTGAAGCAGTAGAAATCACTTATGATCCAAACGAAATTTCTTATGAAGAGCTTCTTAATTATTATTGGCAAGTAACTGATCCAACAGACGCTATGGGTCAATTTCAAGATCGTGGAGACAATTATCGTCCAGTGATTTTTTACAATTCTGACGAGCAAAAATTAGCCGCTGAGAAGTCAAAACAGGAGCTTGAAGAGAGCGGTAAATTTGATCAGCCAATTGTAACTAAAATTGAACCAGCTGCTCCTTTTTATCCAGCAGAAGAGTATCACCAAGATTTTTATAAAAAAGATCCCTTAAGATATGCAATGGAAGAAGCTGGAGGACGTGCTCAATTTATCAAGAAACATTGGCAAAAATAA
- a CDS encoding YitT family protein, whose protein sequence is MDQIDKFNRRYNFVSKLSAAFFYAIAVAIALNFFWTPGHMYSSGITGFAQLINSMSERFLPFTISTSLMYFVLNVPLFVLGWVKIGHKFTFFTIIAVVLGSIMMKVVQPLSVHWDPLLCAIFGGTINGIGTGFALKNGISTGGLDIIGIVIRQKTGTSYGKFNILVNLVIIAAAGFVFGWTRALYSALTIFINGRVIDSVYTQHKKMQVMIVTEHPQPIIDGIQNKMHRGITIIHDAEGAFGHTEKTVLITIIDRYDMYDIRQIITQADPYAFVSVSEVEKVYGRFKEQEIV, encoded by the coding sequence ATGGATCAAATTGACAAGTTCAATCGAAGATATAATTTTGTTTCTAAGCTGTCAGCGGCCTTCTTTTATGCTATTGCTGTGGCAATTGCCCTAAACTTTTTCTGGACCCCAGGTCATATGTACTCGTCTGGGATTACTGGGTTTGCTCAGTTGATAAATTCAATGAGTGAACGCTTTTTACCTTTTACGATTTCTACATCTTTAATGTACTTTGTGTTAAATGTACCATTATTTGTTCTAGGCTGGGTAAAAATAGGGCATAAATTTACCTTTTTCACTATTATAGCCGTTGTACTTGGCTCAATTATGATGAAGGTTGTTCAACCTTTAAGCGTCCATTGGGATCCCCTGTTATGTGCGATTTTTGGGGGAACCATTAATGGTATTGGGACTGGTTTTGCCTTAAAGAACGGAATTTCTACTGGTGGATTAGACATTATAGGAATCGTTATTCGGCAAAAAACCGGTACCAGCTACGGAAAATTTAATATATTAGTTAATTTAGTAATTATTGCGGCAGCTGGATTTGTATTTGGCTGGACGAGAGCACTTTATTCAGCTTTAACTATTTTTATTAATGGGCGAGTAATAGATAGCGTCTATACTCAACATAAGAAAATGCAAGTAATGATTGTGACAGAGCATCCTCAACCAATTATTGATGGAATTCAAAATAAGATGCACCGTGGAATTACGATTATTCATGATGCGGAAGGAGCTTTTGGTCATACTGAAAAAACGGTCTTAATTACCATTATTGATCGCTATGACATGTATGATATTCGGCAAATTATCACACAAGCTGATCCATATGCTTTTGTAAGTGTGAGTGAAGTGGAAAAAGTTTATGGACGATTCAAAGAGCAAGAAATTGTTTAA
- a CDS encoding M23 family metallopeptidase, with the protein MVKKRNLIKLLAGAFLISNFGLISNVASAASNSNNVGFTTEDVVNSNQETNSSTTDKETKKLTWAYPFASQKKNGVRPMYKAQTFGMTDYARSLSPLSYFHDGWDFGFSEVGHSTVKAIHPGTVKEVRQAPGLGWYVWVISPDKYVEIYQEGFNSRKDITVKPGQKIKTGQKIGKLTGSHLHLGVTKTNHKYINQHGYPCNNWYRDVGTWLNPVKVIEDNMNK; encoded by the coding sequence ATGGTAAAGAAACGTAATTTAATCAAATTATTAGCTGGTGCATTTTTAATTAGTAATTTTGGATTGATTTCCAATGTGGCTTCTGCTGCATCTAATTCAAACAACGTTGGTTTCACTACTGAAGATGTAGTCAACAGCAATCAAGAAACAAATTCTTCAACTACTGATAAAGAAACTAAAAAACTTACTTGGGCTTACCCATTTGCAAGTCAAAAGAAAAATGGAGTTCGACCAATGTACAAAGCTCAAACTTTTGGAATGACTGACTATGCTCGTTCCCTCAGCCCACTTAGCTACTTCCATGACGGTTGGGACTTTGGCTTTTCTGAAGTAGGTCACAGCACAGTAAAAGCTATTCACCCCGGAACTGTTAAAGAAGTACGACAAGCACCGGGACTTGGCTGGTATGTTTGGGTAATTAGCCCTGATAAATACGTTGAAATCTACCAAGAAGGTTTTAATTCGCGTAAAGATATTACCGTAAAACCTGGTCAAAAAATTAAGACGGGTCAAAAAATCGGTAAATTAACTGGTAGTCACCTTCACTTAGGTGTAACTAAAACTAACCATAAGTATATTAATCAACATGGCTATCCCTGCAACAATTGGTATCGCGATGTAGGTACTTGGTTAAATCCAGTTAAGGTTATTGAAGATAACATGAATAAATAA
- a CDS encoding ImmA/IrrE family metallo-endopeptidase, whose protein sequence is MMVNSNLPDSEVPKVVLHEIGHYIHDDAMVNNYLHDYYVRIKSESTANQFMIRELIKEYVDYGFDAKRANYINLAKNLGVKNYQDVEIELSKYLMKDSPDPEDSKS, encoded by the coding sequence TTGATGGTTAATTCGAATTTACCCGATAGTGAAGTACCTAAGGTCGTTTTACACGAAATAGGTCATTATATCCATGATGATGCAATGGTTAATAATTATTTGCACGATTATTACGTGAGAATAAAATCCGAAAGCACCGCAAATCAATTCATGATTCGAGAACTTATAAAAGAATATGTGGATTATGGTTTTGATGCTAAAAGAGCAAATTATATAAATTTAGCTAAAAACTTAGGTGTCAAGAATTATCAAGATGTTGAAATTGAATTATCTAAGTATTTGATGAAAGATAGTCCAGATCCGGAAGACTCAAAAAGCTGA
- a CDS encoding pyruvate, water dikinase regulatory protein: MPENVTNNKKEEVNIIIISDAAGDTAFNNATAAAAEFPDTQINYRRYPFITDKKKLDEVFKEIEKYPHLVILYSLVKDDMQLPVIKFAREHNIQSVDIFSPVVEAIQQTTGMRPVEKIGAQHKLNQKYFDRISAMEFAVMYDDGKDPKGFLEADVVLLGVSRTSKTPLSLFLANKNLKVANLPLVPQTHIPKEIYEINPKKIIGLTNDPSVLNEIRRQRMISYGLNPDTTYSNMDSINEELESAQKLYKKLGCYVINVSHRSIEETAALIMHHLGIED; encoded by the coding sequence ATGCCAGAAAACGTAACAAACAATAAAAAAGAAGAAGTCAATATTATTATCATTTCCGATGCTGCGGGAGATACCGCTTTTAACAATGCAACTGCTGCAGCTGCTGAATTTCCAGATACACAGATTAATTATCGTCGTTACCCATTTATTACTGATAAGAAAAAGCTAGATGAAGTCTTTAAAGAGATTGAGAAATATCCTCATTTAGTTATTCTCTATAGCTTAGTTAAAGACGACATGCAACTTCCAGTAATCAAATTTGCGAGAGAACATAATATTCAAAGCGTGGATATCTTCTCCCCTGTTGTAGAGGCAATTCAACAAACTACTGGGATGCGTCCAGTGGAAAAGATCGGTGCCCAACATAAACTAAACCAAAAATACTTTGATCGAATTTCTGCAATGGAATTTGCAGTTATGTATGATGACGGTAAGGATCCTAAAGGCTTTCTTGAAGCAGATGTAGTTTTGCTTGGAGTTTCAAGAACCTCTAAGACACCTTTATCACTATTTTTAGCAAATAAGAACTTAAAGGTTGCTAACTTACCACTAGTTCCTCAAACTCACATCCCTAAAGAAATCTATGAGATCAACCCAAAGAAAATTATCGGATTAACTAATGATCCATCAGTTTTAAATGAAATCAGACGTCAAAGAATGATTTCTTATGGTTTAAATCCAGATACTACTTATTCAAATATGGACTCTATCAATGAGGAGCTTGAGTCTGCTCAAAAGCTTTACAAGAAATTAGGTTGCTACGTAATTAACGTATCTCATCGATCTATTGAAGAAACTGCAGCTTTAATCATGCACCACTTGGGAATTGAGGATTAA
- the rpsU gene encoding 30S ribosomal protein S21, which translates to MAKTIVHENESIDDALRRFKRSVSRSGTLQEYRKREFYEKPSVRRKLKSEAARKRRHY; encoded by the coding sequence ATGGCTAAGACAATCGTTCACGAAAACGAGTCTATTGATGATGCTCTTCGTCGTTTCAAGCGTTCCGTTTCTAGAAGTGGTACCTTACAAGAATACCGCAAGCGCGAATTCTATGAAAAGCCAAGTGTTCGCAGAAAGCTTAAGTCAGAAGCTGCACGCAAACGTAGACATTATTAA
- a CDS encoding GatB/YqeY domain-containing protein → MSLSDNIMSDMKQAMKEHDKIKLNTVRMIKSALMNEKIKLGHELNSDEELTVLNRERKQREESIEEFVKASRDDLAEETKKELAVVESYMPKQLSKDELEKIVKETVAEVGAKGKSDFGKVMKSLMPKVKGRADGKEASAIVRDQLN, encoded by the coding sequence TTGAGTTTATCTGATAATATCATGTCTGATATGAAGCAAGCTATGAAGGAACATGATAAAATTAAGTTGAACACAGTGCGAATGATCAAGTCTGCACTGATGAATGAAAAAATTAAGTTAGGTCATGAATTGAATTCTGATGAAGAATTAACAGTTCTGAATCGTGAAAGAAAACAAAGAGAAGAATCAATTGAAGAATTTGTTAAAGCTTCACGTGATGATTTAGCTGAAGAAACTAAAAAAGAATTGGCCGTAGTTGAAAGCTATATGCCAAAGCAACTTTCAAAAGATGAGCTTGAGAAGATTGTTAAAGAAACAGTCGCAGAAGTTGGCGCAAAAGGTAAATCTGACTTTGGTAAAGTAATGAAGAGCTTAATGCCAAAAGTTAAAGGCCGCGCTGATGGTAAAGAAGCTTCAGCTATAGTTCGTGACCAGTTAAATTAA
- a CDS encoding PhoH family protein → MAQTTFIPKNPDSIQKLVGINDGNLKLLSEGYNVSVTDTGNEIVISGDENGVKKVVQVLKALDSVVNTGVNVGAPDVVSAMKMVDKGTVEYFADLYKKVLIQDAKGKPIRVKNMGQKRYVDAINKQDVVFGIGPAGTGKTFLAVVCAIAAFKKGEVSRIILTRPAVEAGESLGFLPGDLKEKVDPYLRPIYDSLYAILGRNTTERLMERGVIEVAPLAYMRGRTLDDAFVILDEAQNTTDAQMKMFLTRLGFNSKMIVNGDMTQVDLPGRQRSGLIDAQRILKGIDQIEFIQFTANDVVRHPVVAKIINAYEQKDAQR, encoded by the coding sequence TTGGCTCAAACAACTTTTATTCCTAAAAATCCAGATAGTATTCAAAAACTAGTTGGAATTAACGATGGTAATTTAAAACTTTTATCTGAAGGCTACAATGTTTCAGTAACGGATACTGGAAATGAAATTGTAATTTCTGGAGACGAAAACGGTGTAAAAAAAGTAGTTCAAGTTTTAAAGGCTTTAGACAGCGTTGTGAATACCGGCGTTAACGTTGGTGCGCCCGATGTTGTTAGTGCTATGAAAATGGTGGACAAAGGTACAGTAGAGTATTTTGCGGATCTCTATAAAAAGGTTTTAATTCAGGATGCTAAAGGTAAACCGATTAGAGTCAAAAATATGGGGCAGAAGCGCTATGTCGATGCCATTAATAAGCAAGATGTAGTCTTTGGAATTGGACCAGCCGGAACGGGTAAAACTTTTTTGGCCGTTGTGTGTGCGATTGCAGCTTTTAAAAAAGGTGAAGTTTCCCGAATTATTCTTACTAGACCTGCTGTTGAAGCTGGGGAATCTCTGGGATTTTTACCAGGCGATTTAAAAGAAAAAGTTGATCCATATTTGAGACCAATCTATGACTCCTTGTATGCTATTTTAGGTAGAAATACTACAGAGCGTTTAATGGAAAGAGGAGTAATTGAAGTAGCTCCTCTAGCTTACATGCGTGGTCGAACTTTAGATGATGCCTTTGTAATTTTGGATGAGGCTCAAAACACTACTGATGCTCAAATGAAGATGTTCTTGACTCGACTTGGTTTTAATTCAAAGATGATTGTGAATGGGGACATGACTCAGGTTGATTTACCAGGTAGACAGAGAAGTGGATTGATTGATGCTCAACGAATTTTAAAGGGTATTGATCAAATTGAGTTTATTCAATTTACTGCTAATGATGTTGTAAGACACCCTGTAGTAGCTAAAATTATTAATGCTTATGAACAAAAGGATGCACAAAGATAA
- the ybeY gene encoding rRNA maturation RNase YbeY, which translates to MNPIEITYNDEVGFLDDKRDWKKWIMDLLLMAKKEIGKDTNLEMSINFVDEAKSHEINLKYRDKDRPTDVISFAIEDGEEGLDMSEFFADPDFQEDIGDLFMCPSVIKRHSVEYGTGFDREFGYTVVHGFLHLNGYDHIKPEEAKEMFGIQGKVLEEYGLPLYPNQLDKGRGK; encoded by the coding sequence ATGAACCCAATTGAAATTACCTATAATGATGAAGTTGGCTTTTTAGATGATAAGCGTGATTGGAAAAAGTGGATTATGGATCTACTTTTAATGGCAAAAAAAGAAATTGGCAAAGATACAAATTTAGAAATGAGTATTAACTTTGTGGATGAAGCTAAAAGTCACGAGATTAATCTAAAGTATCGTGATAAAGATCGTCCAACTGATGTCATTTCATTTGCTATTGAAGATGGCGAAGAAGGACTTGACATGTCTGAATTCTTTGCAGATCCAGATTTCCAAGAAGATATTGGCGATTTATTTATGTGTCCTAGCGTGATTAAACGTCACAGTGTAGAATATGGTACAGGCTTTGATCGAGAATTTGGCTATACTGTAGTTCATGGCTTTCTTCATTTAAATGGATATGACCATATTAAACCAGAGGAAGCTAAGGAAATGTTTGGTATTCAAGGTAAAGTATTGGAGGAATATGGCTTACCGCTGTATCCGAACCAATTAGATAAAGGACGAGGCAAATAG
- the era gene encoding GTPase Era, whose product MSEEKDFKSGFVALVGRPNVGKSTLMNYLVGQKVAITSNKPQTTRNRISGIYTSNEMQVVFVDTPGIFKPHSKLDDYMDKASLSSLNDVDLVLFMVEPEEAGKGDQFIAEQLKNVKVPVFLVINKIDQVHPDQLLPIIDSYRKLGDFAEFLPISATQGNGVSDLLNAIHKYLPEGPQYYGSDQITDRPEYFVVAELIREQILHLTSQEVPHATAVAVDQMNQRVNGKLQIDATIYVERDGQKGILIGKGGKMLKQIGINSRKQIEDLLGEKVNLRLWVKVQPNWRSDPNFLKRIGYDKKELS is encoded by the coding sequence ATGAGTGAAGAAAAAGATTTTAAATCAGGTTTTGTTGCTTTAGTAGGGCGTCCTAATGTAGGAAAATCAACTTTGATGAACTATTTAGTCGGTCAAAAAGTTGCAATTACTTCCAATAAACCACAAACTACTCGTAATCGAATTTCGGGAATTTATACTTCTAATGAGATGCAAGTGGTTTTTGTCGACACTCCAGGGATTTTTAAACCACATTCTAAGCTTGATGATTACATGGATAAAGCAAGTTTATCTAGTCTAAATGATGTAGATCTTGTTTTGTTTATGGTTGAACCAGAAGAAGCTGGAAAGGGAGATCAGTTTATTGCTGAGCAACTAAAGAATGTCAAAGTTCCAGTTTTCTTAGTAATTAATAAAATTGATCAAGTTCATCCGGATCAATTATTACCAATTATTGATTCTTATCGTAAGTTAGGTGATTTTGCAGAGTTTTTGCCTATTTCTGCTACTCAAGGTAACGGAGTCAGTGATTTACTTAATGCAATTCATAAGTACTTACCAGAAGGTCCTCAATATTATGGTAGTGATCAAATTACCGATCGACCTGAATATTTTGTAGTGGCAGAACTCATTAGAGAACAAATTTTACATTTGACTTCTCAAGAAGTGCCTCATGCTACTGCAGTGGCTGTTGATCAAATGAACCAACGAGTAAATGGAAAGCTTCAAATTGATGCGACAATTTATGTTGAACGTGATGGCCAAAAGGGCATTCTTATCGGTAAAGGCGGTAAGATGCTTAAACAAATCGGAATTAATTCACGTAAGCAAATTGAAGATTTGCTAGGTGAAAAGGTCAATTTACGTTTATGGGTAAAAGTTCAACCTAACTGGCGCTCAGATCCAAACTTTTTAAAGCGAATTGGTTATGATAAAAAGGAACTTTCTTAA
- the recO gene encoding DNA repair protein RecO yields the protein MRELKEVQGIVFKRRKYKDTDLIVKIMTKNNGIISLIVKGAMRPKSKLNAATLNFSYGTYVIYTSGHGLSSLRTYKEVKQLDGIYDDLIKNAYASFILDLIDHAFVEYQSIGKYYDLADFAIHKINEGVDPEIITQIVQMQLLTAFGVQPELHRCLICKKAEGIFDYSIKLGGIICSDHFNDVQSRLYLKPKQTALLRTMGLVPIERLGKISLQSETKLATRKAIDRIYRETIDLNLKTKKFLDEMKFFS from the coding sequence ATGCGTGAACTAAAAGAAGTTCAAGGAATTGTCTTTAAACGAAGAAAATATAAGGATACTGATTTAATTGTAAAAATCATGACTAAAAATAATGGCATAATTTCTTTAATTGTGAAGGGAGCAATGCGGCCAAAATCAAAATTAAATGCGGCCACTTTGAATTTCTCATATGGAACCTATGTTATTTATACTAGTGGTCATGGATTAAGTAGCCTGAGAACTTATAAAGAAGTAAAGCAACTTGATGGGATATATGATGACCTAATCAAGAATGCTTATGCTTCTTTTATTTTGGATTTAATCGATCATGCTTTTGTAGAATATCAATCAATTGGAAAATATTATGATTTAGCCGATTTTGCAATTCACAAAATAAATGAAGGTGTTGATCCTGAAATTATTACTCAGATTGTCCAAATGCAACTCTTAACGGCTTTTGGAGTACAACCAGAACTGCACCGTTGCTTAATTTGTAAAAAAGCAGAGGGAATATTTGACTATTCTATTAAGCTGGGTGGGATAATTTGCAGTGATCATTTTAATGATGTTCAGTCACGACTCTATTTAAAGCCTAAGCAAACCGCTCTTCTTAGAACGATGGGATTAGTCCCGATTGAACGTTTAGGGAAGATTTCACTTCAATCAGAGACTAAATTGGCTACTAGAAAGGCAATTGATCGAATTTATAGAGAAACGATTGATCTTAATTTAAAAACAAAAAAATTCCTTGACGAAATGAAATTTTTTAGTTAA
- the glyQ gene encoding glycine--tRNA ligase subunit alpha, with amino-acid sequence MADKKLTIQNMIFKLEQFWSSKGCMIMPSYDVEKGAGTMSPYTFLRAIGPEPWAACYVEPSRRPADGRYGENPNRLFQHHQFQVVIKPAPKDIQQYYLDSLKVLGIDPLEHDIRFVEDNWANPSMGCAGVGWEVWLDGMEVSQFTYFQVVGELDVKPTMSEITYGVERLASYIQDVNTVFDLEWGNGILYRDIFKQPEYEHSKYAFEESNQEQLLKFFDIYEATAKRLLSQNLVHPAYDYILKCSHTFNLLDARGAVSVTERAGYLSRIRNLAHEVAVKFVEEREKRGFPLLKSAEDKKVGNQNG; translated from the coding sequence ATGGCAGATAAGAAATTAACTATTCAAAATATGATCTTTAAATTGGAACAATTCTGGTCCTCAAAAGGTTGTATGATTATGCCTTCGTACGATGTTGAAAAGGGTGCAGGTACGATGAGTCCTTACACTTTTCTTCGTGCAATTGGTCCAGAACCTTGGGCAGCTTGTTATGTAGAGCCTTCTAGAAGACCTGCAGATGGACGTTATGGTGAAAATCCTAACAGATTATTCCAACACCACCAATTCCAAGTAGTTATTAAACCAGCACCTAAGGATATTCAACAATATTACTTAGATAGTTTAAAGGTTTTGGGAATTGATCCATTAGAACATGATATTCGTTTCGTAGAAGATAACTGGGCTAACCCATCTATGGGTTGTGCTGGTGTTGGTTGGGAAGTATGGCTTGATGGTATGGAAGTCAGCCAATTTACTTACTTCCAAGTTGTTGGTGAACTTGATGTTAAGCCAACAATGAGTGAAATTACTTACGGGGTAGAAAGACTTGCTTCTTATATTCAAGATGTAAACACTGTTTTTGACCTTGAATGGGGAAATGGTATTCTTTATCGCGATATCTTCAAACAACCAGAATATGAACATTCTAAATATGCTTTTGAAGAATCAAATCAAGAACAGCTTCTTAAGTTCTTTGATATTTATGAAGCAACAGCTAAGCGTCTTCTTAGCCAAAACTTAGTTCACCCTGCATATGACTATATTTTAAAGTGTTCTCATACTTTCAACTTGCTTGATGCTCGTGGTGCAGTTTCTGTAACTGAACGTGCGGGATATCTCTCAAGAATTAGAAACTTAGCTCATGAAGTAGCTGTTAAGTTTGTTGAAGAACGTGAAAAGAGAGGCTTCCCATTACTTAAGAGTGCTGAAGACAAGAAAGTGGGGAATCAAAATGGCTAA